Within Serratia odorifera, the genomic segment AAGGTGTTCGCGCGCGACATTCGCGCAGTGGATATGCCGCACTGGCCACAACGGCAGGCGCATGCCTTTGTCCTGCGCGTCACCAAGGCCGACCGATTGTTCGACGGCGTCGACCTGTCGCTGCTGGGGGGAGGAGTTGCAGCCGGATCGGCTGGTTACCGCAGACGATCTGGCGCGCGACGGACTGGCGTTGCCGGCATTTTACGGCGACGACATGTTGTTGCCGCGTGGTAAAACGCCGGCCTATCTCGGCCAGGCGGTGGCTATTCTGATCTATCACGACTTTGCCCGCTTCCGTTTCGCCAAAGACGCGCTGAAGTTCCGCGATGAGGTTATCCGATACGGTGCGCAAACCGGCCCGTTGGCGCGCGATCCGTGGGGCTCGTTCCGTTACGTGCGCATCGGCGGTGCGCAGCCGTTCGACGACGACCGCTTCTCCAGCCTCAAGGATAGCCCGATCTTCCCGATCGGGATGCGCAAACACCTGCCGGTCTGGCCGGAAGGGCGCGACGGCGGCAAGCTGGATCAGGAGGGCATGCATTACGCCGGGCTGATCGCCGATGAGTTGCGCTCGCCGCCAGCGGATTGGCTGGTGATGTCGCGTCGTTACACTACGCAGTCGATTGATACCGCTGCGCTGGAACCGGACAACGCCAACGGCTGGTACGACAGCGCGACGCAAACGCTGCATCTGGTGGTACCGACCCAGTCACCGCAGGAAGTGGCCGCGGAAATGCCGCGCATGTTGGCGCAGCACAATCCGCCGCTGAAGCAGTTGATTCTGCACCCGTGCTACACCGTGGGTTATGGTTCAAAAGATCACTGTAACTTCCCGTATTACGGCGCGGTGGCGGCGATGTACGGCGACGGTCATCCGGTGCGGTTGGCCAATGACCGTTTTGAACAGTTCCAGACCTCATTGAAGCGCCACGCGTTTGATATGCACTACACCATTGCGGTGAACCGGCAAACCGGCGTGCTGCAATCCTTCCACGGCGAAATGACCGCTGACGGCGGAGGCCGCAGCAACTTCACGCCGTCGGTGGTGATGGTGGGGGCGACCGCTGCGCAGTCGATCTATTACTTCCCGAAAAGCGATCTGTCGTCGGTTGGCCTGGCGTCACGCGCCATTGATGCCGGTTCGGCGCGCGGTTACGGCACGCTGCAAAGCATGGCGGCAACCGAAATGATGGTGGACGAACTGGCTGCCGAACTGCAGATCGATCCGATCGAGTTCCGTTTGCGCAACGTGTTGAAGTCCGGCATGAAGAATACCCAGGGGGCGATCCCGGCCGGGGCGATCCGCGCGGATGAAGTGCTGGAAAAGGCCGCGCAGCACCCGATCTGGCTCAAGCGTCGCGAACGCAAAGTCGAATTTAACGCGCAGCATCCCGGCAAGCGCTACGGCGTTGGCTTTGGCTGCGTGCAGAAGGATTTCGGCACCGGCGCGGAAACCTCTTTCGCCCGGGTTGAACTGAGCGAAGACGGTCGCATTACGTTGCACCATAGCGGCGCTGAAATGGGCACCGGCATGTCTACCTCCCAGTCGGTGCTCTGCGCTCAATGGCTGGGAAAACCGGCCGATGAAGCGCATTTTTCGGTGACCGACTGGTCACTGTTGCCGATGGTGACCAGTGGCGATCCCTATCTGATGTCGCAGCAGCAACAGGACGCGATGCAGGCCAATCCGCAGTGGACGCCAAGTTATTGCTCGCCCTCCAGCGCCAGTAACTCGGCGTTTTATTTCTCTCACAGTACGCGCGAAGCGGCGCGGCTGGTGTTTGAACATGGCCTGTGGCCGGCGGCGCTGGCCATTTGGCAGTCCGGCATCGGTGGCGGCCAGGCTGCGCCGCTGGTGGTGCGCAAAGAAGACGCCCGCTGGGTGGAAGGCGGTTTGACCGCCGCCGGTATGCAGGTACTGCCGCTGGAGATGTTGGCGAAAAAGGCTTTTCAACTGGGCGGCGTCACCGGTGCGGTGGTACATGTGTTCAACCGCTGGCAGTGGGCCGAAGCCGAGTTCAACCTGGGTAATCAGCGCCAACGGCTGCCGATTGACGGCCTGGCCTTGCGTCAGGCCGGCGGCGACTACCGTACGCTGGCGCGCGAGCAGGTTTATTACCCGCCGACCCAGCGCAATAACGCCGCCGTGACTTACTACAGCGCGGTCGGCACGCTGGTGGAGGTAGCGATAGATATCGCCACTGGCCGGGTAGAATTGCTGAATCATCATTCGATCATGGAGTGCGGCAACCTGATTGTGCCGGAACTGGTGTCCGGCCAGCTACAGGGCGGTGTCGCGATGGGTATCGGCCATGCGCTGCACGAATATTTACCGTTGTACGAAGACGGGCCGGGTAACGGAACCTGGAACTTCAACCGTTATCACCTGCCGCGCGCCAGCGATGTGGCGGTTTGGCAACAGACCGACCATATCCTGCCTGCGCTGTCGGAAACCGATCCGCCGAAGGGCATGGCGGAAGTGGTGATGATCCCGGTGGTGGCCGCGTTGGTCAACGCCATTGCCGACGCCACCGGCCATCGTTTCCGTGATTTACCTGTCCGTGCCGAGAATATTCGTGAGGTATTACCATGAGCATCAAAACCCAGCCAATCACCCTGACCATCAATGACAAACAGTACGGCCCGCTGGAAGTGCCGGAAGGGTTGATGATGATCGATTTTCTGCACGAATATCTCGATCTGACCGGTTCACGCCTTGGCTGCGGTCAGGGCATCTGCCATGCCTGCGTGGCGATCGTCGACCACCCGAGCGGTAGCAGTGAAGAAGTGCGTACCTGCATTACCGGCGCGCATTTCTTCAACGGTAAAAAAGTCCGCACCGTTGAAGGCCATGCGAAAGTGGACGAACAGGGCGCAGTGACGCTCTCGCCGATTCAACAGGCGTTTCTTGACCATTACAGTTTCCAGTGCGGTTACTGCACGCCGGGCTTTGTTAACGCTGCGACCCTTTTTGTGGAAAAACTGCAGCGAGAGCCGATAGCTCGCGAGGCGCTGGAAGCGGCGATTGAACAGGCGCTGGATAGCCACATCTGTCGCTGTACCGGTTATGTTCGCTATTACCAGGCGGTACGCGAGGTGGTATTGAACACGCCAGGACTGCTGAAGGAGACGGCAAAATGAAAAAACGTCTCGCTTTGTCGGTGGTGTTGCTGGTGATTATCGTGGTAGCGGTGCTGTGGTGGCGGGAAAACCGCAGCTACGACGGGGCCGCACAAAACGTAACGGCCAATGCGCAACAGCTTGAACGCGGGCGCTATCTGACGCGGGCGGCAGACTGTGCGGCATGCCATACCGCCGACGGCGGCGCGCCGCTGGCCGGAGGCTATCCGCTGGCAACGCCGTTCGGCACCCTCTATGGTAGCAACCTGACGCCGTCGGTCGAGCACGGTATCGGCCGCTGGACCAAAGACGACTTCTTCCTGGCATTGACCCAGGGCGTTGCGCCGGGCGGCCGACATCTGTATCCAGCGATGCCGTACACCTCGTATAAGGGCATGACGCGCCAGGATTCGGATGATATCTACGCCTATCTGATGACACGTCCGGCGGTGGATGTGGCTACGCCGAACAACGACCTGCCGTTCCCGCTCAATCAACGCATGGCGCTGATTGGCTGGAATCTGCTGTTCCGCAATAGCGATCCGTTGCCGGCCAGCTCGCAGGGGCAATCGGCAGACTGGCAGCGCGGCCGCTATCTGGCCGACGTGCTCGGCCACTGCGGCGAGTGCCATACGCCGCGCGGCGCTCTGGGCCAGATGACGCTGGACCACGCCATGCAGGGCGGCGACCTGGGGCGTTTCATCGCGCCGGACATCACGCCGAACGGGCTGGCGCAACGTGGCTGGACGCCGGCGGATCTCAGCCGCTTCCTTGCCAGCGGTTTGGCGCCGCAGGGATCTGCCTTCAGCGAAATGCATATGGTGGTGGATCTCAGCACGCAGCATTTGACGGCGGAGGATCAGCGGGCGCTGGCGACCTACCTGATGGGTGATCGGCCGCCGCCGGCGGTGGTAGCCAAAATTGGTCAGGGTGATGATGCCGGTCGGCGCACCTATCTGGATCAATGCGCTGGCTGCCACGCCCGCGACGGACAGGGTAAGCCGCACGTAGCGGTGGCAATGCGTGGTAATGCCACGCTGCGCCAGGCGGATGGCAAAAACCTGATCGTCTCGGTATTGGATGGCTTGCCGGCACAGCAGTTCCCCAATGGCGAAAGCATGCAGAGCATGCCGGGTTTTGGCCAGCGACTGGACGATGCGCAAGTGGCGGAGCTGGTGAATTATCTGCGTGTGACCTGGGGCGGGCTGCCGGCGGATATCACCGCCGAACAGGTGAAGGCATTGCGTAACGCGCATTAAGTGGCGGAGCGCCGCAACGGCGCCCCGCAGTCTGTTAGTGATTATCTGCCGGTGGTACGCCAAACACCGGCATGCCTTGCCGATCCCATGTCAACGGTTTGATCCGCGTATGCCGGTTCGGGTCATACAGCGGATCGCCATCGATTTCCGTGTAATTGCGCGCGTGGTATACCAGCACGTCGTTGCCGTCCTCATCAACGGTAAAGCTGTTGTGGCCTGGGCCGAACTGACGGTGCTCATAGCTGGTGCGAAACACTGGTTGCGGTGATTTATGCCACTGCGCCGGATCGGTGATATCGCTGTCGATATCGGCCCATAACAGACCGATGCAGTAGTTTTCGTCGGTGGCGCTGGCGGAATAGCTGATAAACAGCCGCTGGCCGTGCACTATCGCCGCCGGGCCTTCGTTAACCCAAAAGCCGACGGTTTCCCACGGCAGCTCGGGCTTGCTGAGCATCACCGGTTCGCCTTGCAACGTCCATGGGTTGGCCATTTCGGCCAGGTAGAGGTTGGAATTGCCACGTATGGCCGGATCTTTCTGTGCCCATAAATAGTAGTGTTTGCCGCGATGGGTAAAGTGGGTGGCATCCAGCGAGAAACTGTCGATGTGGCTGTAAATACGGCCTTTTTCCTGCCATTCCCCGCTCAGTGGATCCGCGTCACGGCACTCCAGCGCGAACATGCGATGCTGGAACAGGCCGTCGGCAATCTCCGGACTGTGCGCAGCGGCAAAGTAGATGTACCACTTGCCGTCGATAACATGCAGTTCGGGCGCCCAGATCAGCGCGCTCATTGGCCCACTGGCAGGTTTGCGCCACACCACCGTTGGCGTTGCCTGCGCCAGTTCGCTCAGGCTGGCGGCGCGGCGCAGTTCCAACCGATCGTATTCCGGTACCGAGGCGATAAAGTAATAGTAGCCGTCGCTATGGCGAACAATATACGGGTCGGCACGCTGTTCAATCAGGGGGTTGGGATACTGTTTCATCTCTGGTTCCTTACGGATGTTTGGCTTCAAGCTGTTGCTCGCGGTAGTCGGCCAGCTCCTGGTAGTTGGTGCGGCGCTTTTCCAGATCGATCTGGATTTGCTTCATCAGTTCACGGTCCACCTTCAGCAGTCGCACGACGCCGGCGGTGATCAGATAGCCGATGCCGGGGATCACGGTGAACAGCAATATGATGCTGTTGAGCGCACTGGCGCTTTGGCTGGCCGCATCGGCCTGGTAGCCGGAAAACGACATCAGGAAACCGACCATGGCGCCGGCTACCGCCAGACCCACCTTCAGGAAGAACAGGTTGCCAGAGAAGCTGATGCCGGTAATGCGTTTGCCGGTCTTCCATTCACCGTAGTCGTCGACGTCCGCCATCAGCGACCAGTGCAGCGGCGACGGGATCTGATGCAGGATGTTCAGCAGGAAGTAAGCCGCGACGATAAACCACGTCAGCTGTGGATTAAAGAAATAGAACCCGCATGAAAACAGCGCCAGTGCGATATTGGTCCAGAAGAACACCTTCAGCTTGCAGAATCGGTCGGTAAGCGGCTTGGCCAGCGCGCTGCCGAGCATCATACCGACCACCCCCAGGCTGATGAACAGGCTGGCGAACGAGGCCGACTGTTGCATGACGTAGGTGACGTAATACATGGTGGCCGCCATGCGAATAAAGCCGGGGCAGACGTTACAGAAGGTCAGCAGCAGGATGCGCACCCATTGATCGTTTTTCCACACGTCTTTCAGATCGGCTTTCAATGCGTCATGGGTGGGCACCGCCGGGCGAATGCGTTCTTTCACTGTGGCAAAGCAGAACAGGAACATGAACAGCGCTATCAGCGCCAGCACGCCCATCGCCATTTGATAGCCGCGCGCCTTGTTGTCGCCGCCGAACCATTCGGCCATTGGCAGTAGCGTCATGGACAGGATCAGCGTAGCGATGCCGACCATGATAAAGCGATACGACTGGCAGGAGACGCGCTCGTGCGGATCGGCGGTAATTACGCCGCCCAGCGAACAGTAGGGAATATTGATGGCGGTGTAGGTCAACGACATCAGAAAATAGGTGGCAAAGGCGTATACCACTTTACTGTCATAGCTCCATTCCGGCGTGGTGAACATCAGCACGCTGAACAGCACATAGGGCAGCGAAACCCACAGTAGCCACGGGCGAAAACGCCCCCAACGGCTCTGGGTACGGTCGGCAATAGCTCCCATGATCGGGTCGGTGACCGCGTCGAGCACTCGCACCGACAGCAGCAAGATGCCGACCAGGGCCGGCGTCAGGCCAAAAATGTCAGTGTAGAAGTAATTGAGGAATAACATGATTGCACCGCCAATCATGTTACAACCGGCATCTCCCATGCCATAGCCGATCTTTTCTCTTACCGAAAGGGCAGTGCTGTTCATGGACATTCTCTCCGCGCTGGCAGGATCTGACTGAATGGCAACGATTATTGCCTTGCTCGGCGGCGAGTCATCAGGAAATCATGGTTATTGAGATGGACAAACCTGCCATGGCGGAAGAAGTGTGAGCTTGTTAGCAAACTTGACCCGGAGAAGGGACGGCAGAAGCCGGTATTCCCTAGACGAGAACACGGCGTGAGCCGTGTTTTTTCAGGATGGCGTGGGCATTCAGTGGCTCACGATATGGGAACTGCCGAGACGGTGTCCCGGTTTGAAAGCGTATTCACGGGACGACCAGGCGATGGCGAACGCAACGGCCAGCAGGATCAGCAATGCCCAGGGGAAAACGCTGGCCTCCCAGGTATCAAGCAGCATGCCGCCGATCACGCCGCCGCCGGCGATCGCCGAGTTCCAGGCCACCACATTCATGGAGAGCGCTACGTCAGCGCCGTCTCCCGCCGCATCGGCCAGCGCGGTTTGCAACAGGGTTGCCGCACCGCCGAACGTGATGCCCCAGACGATCACCCCCAGATAAATCACGGCGGTATCTTGCGCACCGACGCCGAAGGCGAACGCGGTGAGCGCGAAGGCGGCGAGACTGGCCAGTACCGTGGTGCGCAGGTGGCGCTCCACCAGCCGGCCGGTGATCCAGATGCCGGCGAGCGCCGCTGCGCCGAAGGCGAACAGCACCAGATCGGTTCGGTCAGCCATTCCCGCCGGCGCGATAAACGGAGCGATATAGGTATAGAGAATGTTGTGCGCAAGCATCCAGGTGATTACCACCGCCAATACCGGGCGTACGCCGGGCGTGGTGAAGACCCGGCGCAGCGGCATGTGTTGATGGGCGGACTGGCCGGGGTAATCGGGGACTTTGGCGTATACCCAGACGATCAGCAGCAGCGTCAGGGCCGACATGATCCAGAATGCGCTGCGCCAGCCGATAGTCGATCCCATGAAGGTCCCCAGAGGCACCCCCAGAGAGAGAGCGATAGGGGTTCCCACCATGGCGATGGCCAGGGCGCGTCCTTGCTGATAAGGCGCGACCATCCGCCGGGCGTAGCCGGCCAGCAGGCTCCAGGCCAGCCCTGCGGCGACGCCGGCAAAGAAGCGGGCGACCAGCGTGACGGCATAGTGGGTAGATAGCGCGGTGGCTGAGTTGAAGAGAAGGAAGCCGATGATAGTCAGCAGCAGGACGTTACGCCGCCGCCATCTGCGTGTTGCAATCGTCAGCGGGATGGCGGCCAGCAGCGAGCCCAGCGCATATGCCGTCACCATTTGCCCGGTCAGCGCCGGATTGACGCCGAGTCCCTGACTGATTTGCGGTAGCAGGCCTGCAGGCAGCGTTTCGGTCACGATACAGATAAATCCTGTCATGGCCAAAGCCAGCAGGGCGGCGACGGGCAGGCGGGCGGCGGTGGCCGATGTCGCCTGAGTGGATGAGTGATTCACGCAAAAGATCCTTTCGACGATGAGAAGGTTCCGGCGTCGCTTGGTGAGCCGGCGTCCGAAGCATATCGATATATATACCGATCGGTATAAATGTAATCATCATCGTCGCTACGTTGTCAATAAATTATATATCGATTAGTATATATGTCGTAAAAGATAAGGAGTCAGCGATGGCGCAAATGGGACGTCCCCGCAGCTTTGACCGCCAGCAGGCCATCGAACAAGCGATGCACCTGTTCTGGGAGCAGGGCTATGAATCAACCTCGCTCAGCCAGCTAAAGGCGAGCATTGGAGGTGGTATTTCCGCCCCGAGTTTCTATGCGGCTTTCGGGTCGAAAGAGGCGCTGTTCAACGAGGCGGTGCAGTGTTATCTGGCGAGTTATGCGCGCGTCACGGCGTGCCTTTGGGACGACGCGCTGGCGCCGCGGGAGGCCGTTGAACTGGCGCTGCGTCAGTCGACGACCATGCAGTGCGAGCCGGGGCATCCGAAGGGGTGTATGGTCGCTTTCGGCGTCATGAGTGCGCCGACGCCCGCGCATGCCGACGTGGCCAAACCGCTGGCGGAATCGCGTGCGCGAACGTACGGCGGATTTATCCGCTGCGTCGAACGTGCCATTGCCGCCGGCGAGCTGACGGCGAGCACCGACGCCCGGGCGCTGGCGACCGTATTCAACAGCTTTTTGCTGGGCATCTCAACGTCAGCTCGGGATGGTGTTGACGTAGCGACCTTCCAGGGCGCGATTGCCGAAGTGATGAAAGTCTGGGACGCGCTGCGTAAGCAGGCGTAGCGGGCGGGAAAAGGCGTGATATGAAACAGGCCCGCCGTGGCGGGCCTACGGCAGAGATGAAATCAGCGCGTGGCGCTGCCGAGCGCCCGCTGGCTGCGTTGCTTGATGGCGTAGCCAATCGCCAGCACCGCCACCCAGACCGGGATCAGCAGCACCGAAATGCGAATGCCCGGTGTCAGGTACATAATCACCAGGATACCGGCCATAAACAGCAGGCACAGATAGTTGCTGAACGGATACCAGAAGGCCTTGAACTTAGGCTCTACGCCATCGCGATTTTTGGCAGCGCGGAATTTCAGGTGCGCCAGGCTGATCATCGCCCAGTTGATCACCAGAGCGGAGACCACCAGCGCCATCAGCAGTTCGAAGGCGCGCCCCGGGATCAGGTAGTTGATCAATACGCAGAACGCCGTGGCCAACGCAGATACGCCGATGGCGATCACCGGTACGCCGCGGCCGTCGACCTTCAGCAGGCTTTTCGGTCCGTTGCCCTGTTTCGCCAGGCCGTACAGCATGCGGCTATTGCAGTATACGCAGCTGTTGTAGACCGACAGCGCGGCGGTCAGCACCACGATATTCAACACGGTGGCGACCAGATTGCTGTTCAGCGCGTGGAAGATCAGCACGAACGGGCTGCCGCCTTCGACCACTTTGCCCCACGGGTAGAGAGAAAGCAGAATGGTCAACGAGCCGATATAAAAGATCAGGATACGGTAGATGACCTGATTGGTGGCTTTTGGAATGCTGGCCTGCGGGTTGTCGGCCTCCGCCGCGGTGATGCCCACCAGCTCCAGACCGCCGAAGGAAAACATGATAACCGCCATGGCCATTACCAGTCCCATCACGCCGTTCGGGAAGAAGCCGCCCTGTGCCCACAGGTTGGTCACCGTGGCTTCCGGGCCGCCCATGCCGCTGAACAGCAGGTAGGCACCGAATACGATCATGCCGATAATCGCCACCACCTTGATAATGGCGAACCAGAATTCCATTTCGCCATACACTTTGACGTTGGCCAGGTTAATGGCGTTAATCGCCAGGAAGAACACCG encodes:
- a CDS encoding (2Fe-2S)-binding protein; amino-acid sequence: MSIKTQPITLTINDKQYGPLEVPEGLMMIDFLHEYLDLTGSRLGCGQGICHACVAIVDHPSGSSEEVRTCITGAHFFNGKKVRTVEGHAKVDEQGAVTLSPIQQAFLDHYSFQCGYCTPGFVNAATLFVEKLQREPIAREALEAAIEQALDSHICRCTGYVRYYQAVREVVLNTPGLLKETAK
- a CDS encoding MFS transporter, with translation MNHSSTQATSATAARLPVAALLALAMTGFICIVTETLPAGLLPQISQGLGVNPALTGQMVTAYALGSLLAAIPLTIATRRWRRRNVLLLTIIGFLLFNSATALSTHYAVTLVARFFAGVAAGLAWSLLAGYARRMVAPYQQGRALAIAMVGTPIALSLGVPLGTFMGSTIGWRSAFWIMSALTLLLIVWVYAKVPDYPGQSAHQHMPLRRVFTTPGVRPVLAVVITWMLAHNILYTYIAPFIAPAGMADRTDLVLFAFGAAALAGIWITGRLVERHLRTTVLASLAAFALTAFAFGVGAQDTAVIYLGVIVWGITFGGAATLLQTALADAAGDGADVALSMNVVAWNSAIAGGGVIGGMLLDTWEASVFPWALLILLAVAFAIAWSSREYAFKPGHRLGSSHIVSH
- a CDS encoding cytochrome c, giving the protein MKKRLALSVVLLVIIVVAVLWWRENRSYDGAAQNVTANAQQLERGRYLTRAADCAACHTADGGAPLAGGYPLATPFGTLYGSNLTPSVEHGIGRWTKDDFFLALTQGVAPGGRHLYPAMPYTSYKGMTRQDSDDIYAYLMTRPAVDVATPNNDLPFPLNQRMALIGWNLLFRNSDPLPASSQGQSADWQRGRYLADVLGHCGECHTPRGALGQMTLDHAMQGGDLGRFIAPDITPNGLAQRGWTPADLSRFLASGLAPQGSAFSEMHMVVDLSTQHLTAEDQRALATYLMGDRPPPAVVAKIGQGDDAGRRTYLDQCAGCHARDGQGKPHVAVAMRGNATLRQADGKNLIVSVLDGLPAQQFPNGESMQSMPGFGQRLDDAQVAELVNYLRVTWGGLPADITAEQVKALRNAH
- a CDS encoding glycoside-pentoside-hexuronide (GPH):cation symporter, with protein sequence MNSTALSVREKIGYGMGDAGCNMIGGAIMLFLNYFYTDIFGLTPALVGILLLSVRVLDAVTDPIMGAIADRTQSRWGRFRPWLLWVSLPYVLFSVLMFTTPEWSYDSKVVYAFATYFLMSLTYTAINIPYCSLGGVITADPHERVSCQSYRFIMVGIATLILSMTLLPMAEWFGGDNKARGYQMAMGVLALIALFMFLFCFATVKERIRPAVPTHDALKADLKDVWKNDQWVRILLLTFCNVCPGFIRMAATMYYVTYVMQQSASFASLFISLGVVGMMLGSALAKPLTDRFCKLKVFFWTNIALALFSCGFYFFNPQLTWFIVAAYFLLNILHQIPSPLHWSLMADVDDYGEWKTGKRITGISFSGNLFFLKVGLAVAGAMVGFLMSFSGYQADAASQSASALNSIILLFTVIPGIGYLITAGVVRLLKVDRELMKQIQIDLEKRRTNYQELADYREQQLEAKHP
- a CDS encoding amino acid permease, producing MDGQQQGDQLKRGLKNRHIQLIALGGAIGTGLFLGIAQTIKMAGPSVILGYAIGGFIAFLIMRQLGEMVVEEPVAGSFSHFAYKYWGNFAGFASGWNYWVLYVLVAMAELTAVGIYVQYWWPEIPTWVSAAVFFLAINAINLANVKVYGEMEFWFAIIKVVAIIGMIVFGAYLLFSGMGGPEATVTNLWAQGGFFPNGVMGLVMAMAVIMFSFGGLELVGITAAEADNPQASIPKATNQVIYRILIFYIGSLTILLSLYPWGKVVEGGSPFVLIFHALNSNLVATVLNIVVLTAALSVYNSCVYCNSRMLYGLAKQGNGPKSLLKVDGRGVPVIAIGVSALATAFCVLINYLIPGRAFELLMALVVSALVINWAMISLAHLKFRAAKNRDGVEPKFKAFWYPFSNYLCLLFMAGILVIMYLTPGIRISVLLIPVWVAVLAIGYAIKQRSQRALGSATR
- a CDS encoding family 43 glycosylhydrolase, producing the protein MKQYPNPLIEQRADPYIVRHSDGYYYFIASVPEYDRLELRRAASLSELAQATPTVVWRKPASGPMSALIWAPELHVIDGKWYIYFAAAHSPEIADGLFQHRMFALECRDADPLSGEWQEKGRIYSHIDSFSLDATHFTHRGKHYYLWAQKDPAIRGNSNLYLAEMANPWTLQGEPVMLSKPELPWETVGFWVNEGPAAIVHGQRLFISYSASATDENYCIGLLWADIDSDITDPAQWHKSPQPVFRTSYEHRQFGPGHNSFTVDEDGNDVLVYHARNYTEIDGDPLYDPNRHTRIKPLTWDRQGMPVFGVPPADNH
- a CDS encoding TetR/AcrR family transcriptional regulator, which codes for MAQMGRPRSFDRQQAIEQAMHLFWEQGYESTSLSQLKASIGGGISAPSFYAAFGSKEALFNEAVQCYLASYARVTACLWDDALAPREAVELALRQSTTMQCEPGHPKGCMVAFGVMSAPTPAHADVAKPLAESRARTYGGFIRCVERAIAAGELTASTDARALATVFNSFLLGISTSARDGVDVATFQGAIAEVMKVWDALRKQA